In Flavobacteriaceae bacterium, the following proteins share a genomic window:
- the bshC gene encoding bacillithiol biosynthesis cysteine-adding enzyme BshC: MPTECLSFRDTNYFSSLICDYLDEKPELKTFYNRFPKLENFKAQIIEKQDSFPNTSRVVLENVLKQQYASINTSLATQKHIESLRESNTFTITTGHQLNLFTGPLYFLYKIISAINLAKELKVEYPEYNFVPVYWMASEDHDFDEINFFNFKGKKIQWQREASGAVGELKTEGLDEVFKMFSSELGQGKNADFLKNLFEEGYLKHDNLTDATRYIANTLFGEQGLVIVDANNSELKRLFIPFIEEDLVKNTSYKEVSQTCESLKELGHKIQVNPREINLFYLINGLRERIVETNEGYQVNETSITWSKTDLLAEVNEFPERFSPNVIMRPLYQEVILPNLCYIGGGGELAYWFEFKTFFETVNVPFPMLLLRNSTLVKTAKQTEKQKKLNLSLKDLFLNQQVLVNQQVKNLSEIDIDFTDQRAFLKSQFENLYTLADQTDKSFLGAVAAQEKKQLKGLNNLEKRLLKAQKRKLSEQVTRIKELQNELFPGQSLQERNLNFSELYLEFGNDLIFKLITELKPLSKEFLVIGI, translated from the coding sequence ATGCCAACAGAATGTTTATCATTTAGAGATACTAATTATTTCTCATCTTTAATTTGTGATTATTTAGATGAAAAACCAGAATTAAAAACATTCTATAATAGATTTCCAAAGCTTGAGAATTTTAAAGCACAAATTATTGAAAAACAAGATAGTTTCCCAAATACATCAAGAGTTGTTTTGGAAAATGTATTGAAGCAACAGTATGCCTCAATTAATACTTCACTTGCAACTCAAAAACATATTGAAAGCTTAAGAGAGTCAAACACATTTACGATTACTACAGGGCATCAGTTAAACCTTTTTACGGGACCACTTTATTTTTTATATAAAATTATTTCTGCTATTAATTTAGCTAAAGAGCTAAAAGTAGAATATCCTGAATATAACTTTGTACCTGTATATTGGATGGCATCTGAAGATCATGACTTTGATGAGATTAATTTCTTTAATTTTAAAGGAAAAAAAATACAGTGGCAAAGAGAAGCTAGTGGAGCTGTTGGGGAGTTAAAAACTGAAGGCCTAGATGAGGTTTTTAAAATGTTTTCTTCAGAACTAGGGCAAGGCAAGAATGCAGATTTTTTAAAAAACTTATTTGAAGAAGGATATCTGAAACATGATAACTTAACAGATGCAACACGTTACATAGCAAATACTCTTTTTGGAGAACAAGGATTGGTTATTGTTGATGCTAATAACTCAGAATTAAAGCGTTTATTTATTCCCTTTATAGAAGAAGATTTAGTAAAAAACACATCTTATAAAGAGGTGTCTCAAACTTGTGAATCGTTAAAAGAGCTAGGTCATAAAATACAGGTAAACCCGAGAGAGATTAATTTATTTTATCTCATTAATGGATTACGAGAACGTATTGTTGAAACAAATGAAGGATATCAGGTTAATGAAACAAGTATTACTTGGAGTAAAACAGATTTATTAGCTGAAGTTAATGAATTCCCAGAACGATTTTCTCCTAATGTAATTATGCGTCCTTTATATCAGGAAGTAATATTACCTAACCTGTGTTATATAGGTGGAGGTGGTGAATTAGCGTATTGGTTTGAATTTAAAACCTTTTTTGAAACTGTGAATGTGCCTTTTCCAATGTTGCTATTGCGCAATTCGACACTTGTGAAAACAGCAAAACAAACCGAAAAACAGAAAAAATTAAACCTGTCATTAAAAGATTTGTTTTTAAACCAGCAAGTATTAGTAAACCAGCAAGTAAAAAACTTATCTGAAATAGATATTGATTTCACAGACCAAAGAGCATTTTTGAAATCACAGTTTGAAAATTTATATACGTTAGCCGATCAAACAGATAAATCGTTTTTAGGAGCAGTAGCTGCGCAAGAAAAAAAACAACTAAAAGGGTTGAATAACCTTGAAAAACGCTTATTAAAAGCTCAAAAACGTAAATTAAGCGAACAAGTTACACGAATAAAAGAACTACAAAACGAATTGTTTCCTGGGCAAAGTTTGCAAGAGCGTAACCTTAATTTTTCAGAATTGTATTTAGAGTTCGGAAATGATCTAATTTTTAAATTGATAACGGAATTAAAACCTTTGTCAAAAGAGTTTTTAGTTATAGGAATTTAA